GGAAAGCGCCTGTGTTAATTCTTTGGTGGAGATGGAAATCACGCATAACGAAGTCCACTGCCGCCATGCAAAAATCCTTTCGTTGAACTGAACCCCAACGGACTTGTTCGAGTGCGCGGATAACGTACGATAAACGACCTGTTGACAAAGTCAACAGGTCGGATCCTTGACAGTATCAAAATTCCACCTTCTCGTCGTCCTTCTCGTCGTCATACGGGGAGCGTCTGACAAAGAACGCTTTACGTTCGGTAGAAGGGGCTTGCGTTATTACGTGAGGACTTATCGCCGCATTGGTTTCTGAATAATTCGCATTCGATGATATCTCCTAGCAGACATTCTTTTTTCTTGAAAAAATAGATTTCATCGTTTGAATTAAATAAACGTAGCTTGCCATATTTATCATTTTTGCGATGCCGAGATAGAGGATCACACCTGTTGCCAATTGAATTGCTAACGTCAAACCCGATGATAGGCCAAGCCATTTCAACGTATAAACAATTGTACCCATGAAGAGTGATAAAAAGAGCGAAGGAGCTACATCTTTGACTTGTTCGCCATAGCTATAATCAAGAAGCTTCTTGTTTGGAATGGCATTGATAAATGAAGACAGTATAGCCGTAACAACCCCGCCATAGGCAATTGCATAAATTCCCCAAAATGCGGTGACTCCCAAAATAATCATCCCAATGGTTTTCTTAAAAATTTCCAGCCTAAGGAAAATATCGCTTCTACCGAGGGCATTGATGGTCTGCAAATTAGCGGTTTGGATCGGCATTAGGGCAAAGCCCGCACATGCTATTTGGAGAAAAGGAACACTTGATAGCCATTTGTCAGTTAATACAATTCGAATTACCGACTCAGCAGTTGCCGCCAGACCAGCCATCAACGGAAATACTACGAAGGAGCTAGATAGGATAGAACGTCTCATGACATTTTTTACCTTGGAAACATCATCTTGATGAGTCGCCAAGACAGGGAACATCACGGCATGAATAGAGCCATCTATATTAGATACAATGAATGAAGGGAATTGTTGTCCTCTATTATAATTGCCTAGTGTTACGGGGTCGAATATTTTTCCCATAACGAGATTATGTAGTTCCCTATATGTAGTACTTAACAGCGAAGAAGACAGAAGTTTCCACCCAAACGAGAAAAGTTCTCTAACTCTCGCAAAAGAAAATAGCAAACGAGGTCTCCAGCGTAGTGTAAACCATAGAATAAGAGTAATTGCCAGCTGATTAGTAATTTGTTGGCCAACAATCGCCCATAGTCCATACCCTGCGTGTGCCAATGTGATCCCGACGGCTCCAGATACCAGCAATGCACCCGTGCTTCTAAAAAAAAGTAATTTAAACTGAAAATTCCGGGCAACAATTGCGTATTGTATAGAATTTATCGCGTAGAATACCAAATTTGCAGCCAACACTCTAATTATTTTCACGATATTTGGCATATTATAGAAATGTGCGATGTGTGGTGCGGTGAAGAATAAAAGGAAATAAAAAAGGGTTGATACAAGTATGCTCAAGTAGAACACAGAGGAAAAATCAACTTCATCGACCTCTTTCTTTTGCACCAGCGCGATACCGAAACCACTTTCGACAAACACGACGGAGATTGAAATAAAAACGTACACTAAGGCGATTGTTCCAAAATCTTCTGGCAGAAGGAGCCTTGCCAGCACAACCTGCACTAGGAATTGAAGGCCGAGCGCGCCGCCTCTTTCAAGAAACTTCCAAAACAAAGAGGAGAGAATACGCGTTTTGTTGATTTCAGTCATTTGAATTTGCCTATTTC
This window of the Candidatus Hydrogenedentota bacterium genome carries:
- a CDS encoding lipopolysaccharide biosynthesis protein, encoding MTEINKTRILSSLFWKFLERGGALGLQFLVQVVLARLLLPEDFGTIALVYVFISISVVFVESGFGIALVQKKEVDEVDFSSVFYLSILVSTLFYFLLFFTAPHIAHFYNMPNIVKIIRVLAANLVFYAINSIQYAIVARNFQFKLLFFRSTGALLVSGAVGITLAHAGYGLWAIVGQQITNQLAITLILWFTLRWRPRLLFSFARVRELFSFGWKLLSSSLLSTTYRELHNLVMGKIFDPVTLGNYNRGQQFPSFIVSNIDGSIHAVMFPVLATHQDDVSKVKNVMRRSILSSSFVVFPLMAGLAATAESVIRIVLTDKWLSSVPFLQIACAGFALMPIQTANLQTINALGRSDIFLRLEIFKKTIGMIILGVTAFWGIYAIAYGGVVTAILSSFINAIPNKKLLDYSYGEQVKDVAPSLFLSLFMGTIVYTLKWLGLSSGLTLAIQLATGVILYLGIAKMINMASYVYLIQTMKSIFSRKKNVC